The DNA segment CATTATACAGCAGCGGATACAGACTCACACCATCCAGCAAATGTATTCCGGCAGCAGATATTATCAGGGGTACAAGAAACAGCAGTACGGATAACAGAAGGGTAATCAGCTGCCGTTGTCCTTTTACAGCTATTGCATGACTTAATAAAATGACAGGGAGCAGTGCACTTACCTTTATCAATGCGGAGCCTGCCATAAACATCGAAAGACTGATCCAGGCTGGAAGATGTGCAAATTCACGCAGAGATGTGATGGAAGCATCTCCGCAGGGCAGACCATACATTTCCATATTCCGCAGCAGCTGTGGCAGAAGCGCTGTAGCAAGCAGAAGCATACCGCACAGCAATGCCAGCAAATGCTTTCTGTGCGCCATAGACCTTCCGCCATGAACACTGGCCTGCAGCAGAATATGTCGCTGATTGCGATACTCAATCGTATGCAGATTCGATATGCTTATCAAAAACAATAAAAGAGCGATCGGCAGTATCCATACATCCGGTGAAAAAAACTGACGGCGGTAACCGAACGGAATAACAAACTGCCGTGATGGATCCTGCTTTATATATGCATATTCCTGCAGCACCTCCTGAAAGGCTTCTTCCTTTTGCAGCACATTAGAGATCGGCTCCATCAAACGGCGATACTGTTCCATGCTGATATCCTTTTCATGCAGCCGCTGCAGCAGCTGTGCCTCCTGCTCATGCAGACCCTCATAATATTTCTTCTCCTTTTGAAGGAATGCCTCCTTATCCGCAGTTAAAAGCCCCTGCAGCTTCTGCAGATAAGAAATCCATAGGCGTTCATGTGTACTTGTATATTGCTGCGTATGGGAATAGCTGTACAGCTGCAGTCCCGCAAACACCAGGCATATGATCCAAATTTTTTGAACCCAGAAAAATTTATAGCATTCCTGCAGCCATAGCTTCCGGCTGACTGGCAGATGCAGGAACCGCAGTCCTTGCAAAGGCTGAGGAAAACTGCGTACCCTTAACGGTCTATTCACCAGAATATGCAAGACAGCATACAGCGCAATTAACAGCAGAAGCAGCGTTCCCAGATAAACAGGAAGCAAAGAGACTGGATGCTGGAAAAAATTGAAATTCACATACGTCTGCAGCAGTGGAATGACCTGAAACAGCTGTACCGGATTGATATAGTGCAGGACACGGAAGGTGCCAACTGGGGATATAAAATTATGCATAAGCATTGCCAGTATCACACATCCTAAGATACATACATAGCATGTAATTTTATGCTGAAACAGCAGACAAAACGCCTGCATTGCCTGCGCAGCTATCACACAAATGCAAATTTTAAGCAGCAGGAATAAAAGCAATAGCTCCCATATGGAAAGTGGAAGGGAGGACTGTTGAAAGGAGGCGAGGGACTGTATGGAGGCAGCTCCCTTTACAGGGCCGTAAGCAATCCCCATAAGCAGAAGATTGCCACCATAAAATAAAACCGGTATCACAAGAGAGGAAAGTATGATTGCGGCTGTTTTCGCATGTAAGAGGGAGGAAGCACCGCGCACGGTACCATAAACCATAGGAAGCAGCTTTTGTTCCTTTTCCTGCATGAGTACCATAGTGGAATACAACAATATACTAAGCAATACAAGCATAGCGGTAACCGGAGAGGATACCGCCCGAAGCAAGCCATCCTCCAGCTGGAAATCAATTTGTACCGACTTCATAGCCGCATAATCAGCACTGCTTTTTTGAATATTGCGGCTGGAGAAGCCATCCTGCTCAGAGAAGATAGAAATTGAGGAAATCGTGGCGGCCTTTTGTTGAATTTCGTTCAAAAAGGCAGGATATTCCTTTACGATATCAGCCTGTGTCTTAACCGATTCCATGAAGGCTGTTTCTGCTTCCAGAGCTCCGGTATACAGAAACGGATTTTCGCTCCCCTTCCTGCTGTCCGGATACTGCTCCTGCAGCGCTTCTATTCGTATTTCAGCTTCTGGAGTATGCTGTTTGCGCAGCTGTACAAGTAAAGCCTTTACCTCTGCCAGCTCCACCTGTGCCTGATGCTTCTGTATAAAGGTGTAGCGCTGTGTAGGATCCATGGTGTGAAGCTGAGCAGAAAGTTTACGGTATGCCTGTACCGGTACCTCACCCTGTCCCCAGGTCTCATACGAAAGAAACCCGATATTACATAGCAGCAGGATACCGAGAAGCAGTAAAAAGCGCTTATTTCTCCAGAGCTTGTACAGCTCCATGACAAGCAGTGACCTCATTCCTTTTGCTCCTCCTGAAATATTTTCAGATACAGCTTCTCCAGAGAATCTATGTCCGGATTCCGCAACAGCAGCTCCTTGACACCTCCCTGGGCAATCAAATGTCCCTGCTTCAGAAAGATTACCTCATCCGCAATCGTTTCCACATCACTTACCACATGCGTGGCTATCAGCAGCGTGTGCTGTTCTTTCAGCGCTTCAAATACATGGCGCAAAGAAACCCGCTCTTTGGGATCAAGACCAGCCGTCGGCTCATCAAATAACAAGATTTCCGGTTCTCCAAGAAGTGCCTGTGCCACCAGAAGCCGCTGCTTCATCCCTCCGGAATATGTAGCGCAGCGCTGCTTGAGATGCGGCTGCATATTCACCAAAGCAGCCACCCGCTCCACCTCCTGTGGTATCCTCTTTTTATCGATATCCTTCAACAGCGCCATATAGGTCAAAAAACGTTCACCGCTAAATTCATCATACAGCCCCTGCTGCTGAGGAGCATAGCCAAGTCTGCGATAATATTCCTTCTTCAATGTTCCAATCGCCTGCCCGTTATAAAGAACCTCCCCTTCTTCATAGGTTAGCTGATTGCATAAAATATTCATCAGGGTTGACTTCCCTGCCCCATTGGGCCCAAGCAGTGCATATATACCATGGGAAAGCTTTATATGAAGGCTATGCAGTACCTTTTTATTCTGATAGGACTTACTAACATTTCTGATTTCCAACATCCTACAGCACTCCCTTCAAAGTCTCAACCGGAAGAAACGATGCCTTATTCTTCCAGTAATCCTCTTTTTTGATAAGACCGTAGGAATAGCTGGCTGCCTCATATTGATCTGTACCTGCCCATGTCCGTTTTACCTTTCCCGTCTGGGCATATATTACATAATACATGGTACTGGTTTCTCCCAGCAGACGAATCGGCTCCTGCGTATCCGGTAGCTTCAATGTGTGTGGAAGCAGCGTCTTCTCTTTCAGGGAATAGATATATTCCTTTTCATTGATGTATAGAAACAGCTGCTGTTCATCCGCATACATCAGATTTACGGAGGAAGCATCCAGCTGCTTCAGCTTCTTCACCCTTCCTGTTTTCATATCTAATTGTTTCAGACAGCCGGTATCATCCGTATAATATACGCTGTCATAAGCAAATATCCCCAGCAGCTCCGCATCCGCCTCATGGCTTTTGATAACCCTTCCGGTATCAACTGAGATACGCTCATAGGTGATATCCGCCTGTTGTGTTACAGCCTCATAGCCCGCAAAATCCCCCTGATCGAGAAGCTTTTTAGGATCGGTTTTATAATGGTAAGCGTTGACAACAAGCTCACGCCCCCCCATGCTTCCAATGATTTGTTTATTCTTCAAATTCACTACCGCCTTGTATTTCCCGCTATCCAGACGGATGGCATAAAGCTGCTTTTCACGTATCACCTGAACTGCAGCGGTGTTTATACTGTCACTGTCTGTGCTCACATTTTCTGTTTTCTCTACCGGGATATACAGCATATCATCTGCGACAGCCATATCCTCATAGCTGAAGCTGAAACCGGCTGGCAGCTTCATAAGCTCTCTTTGATGCTTTCCATCCAGATCCATTTGTATGATACGCGGAGGCACACTCACATACTCCTGCTGTTCATTGCGTCTGAAATCCTCATTTGCAATCAGATAAATATGCTTTTTGTGGACGATAAGCTGTGTAACTGCATCCAAGCCAGGATAATAGGAGGTGCAGGATGCATTATTGTGTCTGCATTCCGGTTTATCGCACAGATAAATCTCCTTTCTGCTTTGATAATCGGTATATAACAGATTGGAGTATATATCCCCCTTTCCATTATCCGTACTTTTGATCCGGTAAAAGCCCTGTTCATTGCCGTCTCCCTGACTGGGAGAGCGCAGTATCCATTTCTTAATCTGCAGCGGCTCCTTCGTACTGACAGCCGGTTGTGCTTTTTTGGTCTCTGGCTGCTGTGTGGATGCTTCCCTGCTGCAGCCTGTCAGCAGTGCGATACAGCAAAACAGGATATATCGTTTTTTCATGCTATCATCTCCTTATAGCTACTCTACCATGTGCTTGTATCACGCTTGTATCTAAGGGAACGGGATGCGGAAGAAAAAAACGCAGGCTTCCCGCGTTCAGTTTCAATATTATGAGCGTTTCTGCTGTTCCATAAATACTGCAATGATAAAAAATGAAAGAAAAAGGTAAGCTCCATAAATGTGATTGAGAGCTTTCCTTCTTTTTTCCAGCAATGCCACTTGTACCTGAAAGCCGGTAGAAGTCTGATTCCATACACCGCTTTCTGCCTCATTTATGTGTAGGTATTGATATTCTGCGATTCCTGCATTGCCTATGCATTATTTATATTTGTATTTGTTTATCCCTTTCATCAGCAGTACTGCCAGGATGATAATTCCCAGCCATAGAACCGTATTGGTGGTATCTCCTGTATTTATCGAAGCTGGATGCTTTAGCTTTGATATCTCTTCATGTCCTGTACCTCTTTCAGATACGGAAAGCACAGTAAAATCTGTTTCTATATTTTCCCTGTCAAGTTGGATACTGATTGAATATAGTCCCGGCTGCAATTGTTTTGTATACTCCGGCTGCAATGACAAGCTTAGCGTTTGCGTATAATTCACACGGTAATAAGGAGCAGGTAGCTCCCGGCCATTTATCGTCACCTTTACTATATCCGGCACGCTGCCATTCGTTTGAAAAACTGCTGCTTCTCCCTGTCGTATTCTCTGATGAGCTCCCCCAAGCAGCTGCAATTTTACCTGTTCAGGCTTTGGTTTCAGAGTTAGATGATCAATAGCTGCATTCAGCCTTGCGGCATAGCTGTCTAGGCTGCTTTGCTCTGTAATATTTTTATCCCATGGTATTGAAGAAACGAGGTTATAAACTTCCATACGTGATGTATCCGTATAAGCTTCGATTTCCTTATCTGACGGTATTCTCTGTAACGCCTCCATGATTTTTTTATAATTGGCAGGAAGATACACAAGCTGATCCATATGCGTTTTGATATCCTGCAGCATGGCATCAACCTTTTGCTGTTCAAAGAAATACTTGTCTCTTGTTACACGATTCACACTATCCTGCAATGCCTTCCAGGATGCCGATGTATAAAGCGATTCCTGCAGCATGTGAACCTTCGATAATTGTTCATCAATCTCCTGGTAATCTGCCAAATCAAGAGTAAGAGAATACTTACCTCCAAATAGTGTTGGTGCTGTAACATCCCACGATGTTATATCATGAATATGTATTTCCCCTTCCTTGTTTATAAACGCTGTATCCGTAGCATGTATAGAAATATCTGCGTTTGACAGCATCAAGGCAGCATCTACATTCATTCTCCTATTGCGATAAATACCACGTTTAGCTTCAATAAACAGCGATCCCCCGTCTATGAGAATGCCATTATAGACGCTGCTTGCATCATCCGTAAAAATACCAATGCCATTCTTTGCTTCAATATGCAAGGAACCGTCATGCAGTTGCATCTCTCCAACCAAGTAGAGCCCGTCGGAACCAAGAGCCGTACTGCTGACGTATACATTACCGCCATTTTGAATATATGCTTCATTGGTTGTTAAACCGCCTAAGAATGCGTTATCTGCATAAACCTTTAACGTTCCGCTATTGATGATTAGCCTGTCAATATTGATACCGTTAGGTACATGCAGGACAAGACTTCCTTTTCCCTCTATAGTTTTTGTCTTATATCTGCCAGGACCAAGGCTGACCCAGTTCTCCAACAATCCTGTTGTAGCGCAGGTAACTGTATTTTGTCCCTGAAGAATGATACGGACATCATGATCACGCGGCAGTATGATTCCCTCGGAATCGCTTGTTTCCAAAGTGAAATCACTCAGTATAAGCGTATAAGTATCGTCTTTATTATCCACCCATTCCCAGCCCTCCGTAGCATTCTTTACAGAATCTGCAGCTGCTGACAAATCAAGTGTGGTCGTTCTAGTCTGATGTGATGCTTCTGCCTTCACTGATAAGATACCGGATGAAATAAAAAGAGTGAGCAGTAAAACAAAACAGATTCCGGTACGCAATATAACTTTTTTCATAAGATATAGCCTCCCTCTGATCCTTTCAGCACTGGATATATCTTTGATTATTACAGATAAACAGACCACTTGCCACACATCACACGTAATCCGTATGAATACAACGTGAACCGTACATATGCAATCTGTTTCAAATATTTTTCTACTCAGTTATCCTACGGAAAGCTCTATTGCATGCTCATTAAAAAGTATTTTAGTCATACGAAACAACAGGTTAAATTGAGGATATAAAAAAGCTGACTACCTTGTATAGTGCTATTCAGGCATATCTTTAAATGAAAAAAGCTCTGCCAGATTCAGCAGGCTTTCTTCATATTATGTACATCTGCATTCCGTATTTACAGTGGCGTGGTTTCATCTTCTTTCATATTCTTCTTTCGTTTCTTTCCTGCAAGTAAAGCGATACATCCAGCAGACATCATACTAAGCATTGCAAGTAAGCCCGTCTGCGTGCTGTCACTTGTCTTTACACTTCCTGTATCTTTTGGCTTATCCTGTGGTTTCTGCTCTTGCTTGACGGTATAATTCTTTTCAATCGTTCCCACATAATTGCCTTTAAATGTGATGGTGACAGTCGTCTTGCTGCCATCCATTTTCGTCTCCACATCATAGTCAGTGCCTTTCACAAGCACTTTGTCATCATCCTTGACTATCAGCTTTTCGACATCACTGTCATTGCTTATATTTGAGACTGTGATGTTGCCGTCCTTAATGTCCTTTGGCGATATTGTATATTCTTTAGTTGTCTCTGCATCCTTGTAAAAGTCATCCTCTGTAAGATGTGCTGTTACACGATATATTCCTGCATTGATTGGTGTATCATTGTACGTTTCCCATGTATCACCATTCTTCACCTGATAAGCAAAGGTAACATCACCTGTACTGCCTGTTTTACTGATGGTAGGCTTTTCTATTGGTTTTCCGGTGTAAGTCGTATCAAGACTGCCTGTGATTGCAATCGTACTGCTTTTTTTTGATATTGATAAATTCAAAGTCACATCTAATTTGACAGGAATGCCATTATTTGTACCGCAGTTATAGGTATAGGTGATAGGTGTTCCCACCGAATACCCTTTCACAGTATTGCCATCTAATTCTGCACCCTGTATATTTGATATTTTAGTGGTATCGATTCCCGCAAATGCCTGCGTTATATCAAAAGAAGCGCTTGCCACCGTCAGACTGGCTGTTGTTGAAGATGGAACGATAAATGTATTGGATGCGTTCAAACTTCCCAGTTTCAGGAAAGCTAAAGGTGTGTTGGTACAATACAAGTCTATCAACTGTTTATTGTTGCTGACATCTAGTGTCGTGATGCCTGTGTTGTAGCAATACAACAGTGTCAACTGTTTATTGTTGCTGAC comes from the Erysipelotrichaceae bacterium 66202529 genome and includes:
- a CDS encoding ATP-binding cassette domain-containing protein, translated to MLEIRNVSKSYQNKKVLHSLHIKLSHGIYALLGPNGAGKSTLMNILCNQLTYEEGEVLYNGQAIGTLKKEYYRRLGYAPQQQGLYDEFSGERFLTYMALLKDIDKKRIPQEVERVAALVNMQPHLKQRCATYSGGMKQRLLVAQALLGEPEILLFDEPTAGLDPKERVSLRHVFEALKEQHTLLIATHVVSDVETIADEVIFLKQGHLIAQGGVKELLLRNPDIDSLEKLYLKIFQEEQKE
- a CDS encoding carbohydrate-binding domain-containing protein is translated as MSAAADSVKNATEGWEWVDNKDDTYTLILSDFTLETSDSEGIILPRDHDVRIILQGQNTVTCATTGLLENWVSLGPGRYKTKTIEGKGSLVLHVPNGINIDRLIINSGTLKVYADNAFLGGLTTNEAYIQNGGNVYVSSTALGSDGLYLVGEMQLHDGSLHIEAKNGIGIFTDDASSVYNGILIDGGSLFIEAKRGIYRNRRMNVDAALMLSNADISIHATDTAFINKEGEIHIHDITSWDVTAPTLFGGKYSLTLDLADYQEIDEQLSKVHMLQESLYTSASWKALQDSVNRVTRDKYFFEQQKVDAMLQDIKTHMDQLVYLPANYKKIMEALQRIPSDKEIEAYTDTSRMEVYNLVSSIPWDKNITEQSSLDSYAARLNAAIDHLTLKPKPEQVKLQLLGGAHQRIRQGEAAVFQTNGSVPDIVKVTINGRELPAPYYRVNYTQTLSLSLQPEYTKQLQPGLYSISIQLDRENIETDFTVLSVSERGTGHEEISKLKHPASINTGDTTNTVLWLGIIILAVLLMKGINKYKYK